AGCCGCGAGCCAAACAGGAATTTCACCGTTTAAAGCTCGCGGATAAACGCCCAGATTACGAATTGGAGCACGAAGATTGCCACTCCACGTTACATTTTCAGACTGGTTTATTTTAAGTAAAAGATCGAGTTTTTCTTCGAAAAGCTCATTGTAATCGTCCAGATTAAAACCGAAAAGCGGGAAAGATTCAATGAAAGAACCGCGACCCGCCATAATCTCTGCACGTCCGCCAGAAATTGCATCGACCGTGGCAAACTGTTGGTACACGCGCACAGGATCGTCAGAACTCAGCACCGTTACTGCGCTCGAAAGCCGGATATTCTTTGTAACAGCGGCCGCCGCCGCCAGCACTGTTGCAGGTGAAGAAACGGCATAATCAGGTCTGTGATGTTCGCCAATACCGAAAACGTCTATGCCCAATTTATCTGCCAGGGCCACTTCTTCCAAAAGGTCCTGTAGGCGCTGATGGGCATTGAGGCCTTTGCCCGAAACCGTTTCGGGAGCCATATCTGCAAACGTCATCAAACCAAATTCTATCTTTCTCATAGCTGTAATTTTTATTGTAAGGATGTAAATATTTGTCGGGAAGGTTCTTAAACTCTTCTCTGTATTACAAATTTAACCCTTGTAGAATATATGAACATTGATGTACGGTAACAAGCGAAAAAACTGAAGCCGTATTAAATTAGAATCTAAGCAGAATCCCAGTAATTAATCGTCCGAGCGCATGTTTTCGCCATCTTTATAATGAAGGCGGCGGAAAACAAATCCGGATAAAACCGTAAGAATTCCCACCACAAAAAACGTGTAGCGGAAGGCAAGATGTGGATTGCCATGCATTAATTCGGTATTTCCTTCGAATATTTTAAGCACAATTAAACCAAACGCAATACCGAATCCGATGGCGAGCTGCTGATTCACAGCAAGTAACGAATTGCCGCTGCTCGTATGAGAATTGCGCAAATCTGCAATGCTGATGGTATTCATCGCTGTAAACTGTATGGAATTAAAAAAACCCAATACCGCGATGATCGGAATAAACCAGTAAATACTGCTCGTTATCCCAGGTATCCCAAGGCAGCAGATAAGCAAACCTATGATGAACGTGTTACCCATCAGCGTACGGCGGTAGCCAAATCTGTTCAGCACTTTGAGGACAAAAGATTTCCCGAACATTGCTGTAAGCGCCATCGGGGCGACGATCCAACCCGATATTACAGCCGATTCCCCATATGCGATCTGAATCATCAGCGGCAACAGCAACGGAATTGAACTGATCCCGAGCCGTGTCGCCAAATTCCCTAAAATCCCGACGCGGAAAGTTCTTACCTGAAACAGATTCAGCGGAAAAATAGGATTCTCAGCCTTTTTCGCGTGTTTATA
This window of the Flavobacteriaceae bacterium 3519-10 genome carries:
- a CDS encoding oxidoreductase, (N5,N10-methylenetetrahydromethanopterin reductase) — encoded protein: MRKIEFGLMTFADMAPETVSGKGLNAHQRLQDLLEEVALADKLGIDVFGIGEHHRPDYAVSSPATVLAAAAAVTKNIRLSSAVTVLSSDDPVRVYQQFATVDAISGGRAEIMAGRGSFIESFPLFGFNLDDYNELFEEKLDLLLKINQSENVTWSGNLRAPIRNLGVYPRALNGEIPVWLAAGGTPASAERAAKLNLPLMLAIIGGMPRQFTPFINLYKKSALANGVKPEDLQVGINNHMFVGENAEEAANDFFPHYAQMMDRVGRSRGWQPMSREQFDYMRAPVGSLMVGSVEQVVEKIVYEHQLFGFTRFFAQASLGFVPHELTMKSISLFATQVVPEVKRRLGVA